In Brassica rapa cultivar Chiifu-401-42 chromosome A06, CAAS_Brap_v3.01, whole genome shotgun sequence, a single window of DNA contains:
- the LOC103873111 gene encoding F-box/LRR-repeat protein At3g48880 has protein sequence MEEEYESRRMRRWEELDTDILVKIFHKFSVFELARVCSVWRTACCHPILWKTLDLSHMRSSFIKIPLEPYVYVERRSDESLTRILKLSMNLSGGNTRTLAFHFNLFLSDDQLTYTAERCPGLRRLVLPAWNRIKMTGICKAIRIWKDLESLTMPSIANPPYLFTEIANNCSNFKELKIMGPFEIFFADTLISCLPHLKTLILRCSSINREALIKILDGLKDLEVLNISHSYLVELSGWQPQKKVIVRELDEVILEKASRLKRFLTCMEHETCIMCQRTENDEGIVRWYKYEEDDWKVDEVSSLHL, from the exons atggaagaagAGTATGAAAGTCGTCGAATGAGGAGATGGGAAGAGTTGGACACAGACATCTTAGTGAAGATTTTCCACAAGTTCAGCGTCTTTGAACTAGCTCGTGTTTGTAGTGTATGGAGAACTGCTTGTTGCCATCCCATCCTCTGGAAGACTCTTGATTTGTCACACATGAGATCTAGCTTCATCAAGATCCCACTGGAGCCTTATGTCTACGTCGAACGTCGCTCTGATGAGTCCCTCACTCGCATCCTCAAACTCTCCATGAATCTTAGCGGAGGGAACACGAGGACCTTGGCTTTCCATTTCAACTTGTTCTTGAGTGATGATCAGCTTACTTACACCGCTGAACG GTGTCCAGGGCTGAGACGACTCGTCTTACCAGCTTGGAACAGAATAAAGATGACTGGGATATGCAAAGCCATAAGGATTTGGAAAGATCTCGAGTCACTAACAATGCCTAGCATCGCAAACCCGCCTTACCTCTTCACAGAGATCGCCAACAACTGCAGCAACTTCAAGGAGTTAAAGATCATGGGTCCATTCGAGATCTTCTTTGCAGACACCCTCATCAGCTGCCTCCCTCACCTCAAAACTCTCATCCTTAGATGCTCTTCGATAAATAGGGAGGCACTGATCAAAATCCTTGACGGGTTAAAGGATCTTGAGGTGCTCAACATATCTCACTCTTACCTTGTGGAGTTGAGTGGGTGGCAGCCGCAGAAGAAAGTGATTGTGAGAGAGCTCGATGAGGTGATACTTGAGAAAGCTTCGAGGCTGAAGAGGTTCTTGACTTGTATGGAGCATGAGACTTGTATCATGTGTCAGAGGACTGAGAATGATGAAGGGATTGTTAGATGGTATAAGTATGAAGAAGATGACTGGAAGGTTGATGAAGTGAGCTCTCTTCATCTTTAA
- the LOC103873112 gene encoding chaperone protein ClpC2, chloroplastic, giving the protein MARLLANSTSRSLLGSGRDFQSEDYRKPRRCVKMMYTSQTSVLSIQSFSGLRASNALDRVARPSHDFFGKVNLQMSSSRREKASRGVTKAMFERFTEKAIKVIMLSQEEARRLGHNFVGTEQILLGLIGEGTGIAAKVLKSMGINLKDSRVEVEKIIGRGSGFVAVEIPFTPRAKRVLELSLEEARQLGHNYIGSEHLLLGLLREGEGVAARVLENLGVDASNIRTQVIRMVGENNEVTASVGGGSSGNSKMPTLEEYGTNLTKLAEEGKLDPVVGRQPQIERVVQILARRTKNNPCLIGEPGVGKTAIAEGLAQRIASGDVPETIEGKTVITLDMGLLVAGTKYRGEFEERLKKLMEEIRQSDDIILFIDEVHTLIGAGAAEGAIDAANILKPALARGELQCIGATTLDEYRKHIEKDPALERRFQPVKVPEPTVDEAIQILHGLRERYEIHHKLRYTDEALVAAAQLSHQYISDRFLPDKAIDLIDEAGSRVRLRHAQVPEEARELERQLRQITKEKNEAVRGQDFEKAGSHRDREIELRAEIAAVLAKGKEVNKAETEAGEEGGPTVTESDIQHIVSTWTGIPVEKVSSDESSRLLKMEQTLHTRVIGQDEAVKAISRAIRRARVGLKNPNRPIASFIFSGPTGVGKSELAKALAAYYFGSEEAMIRLDMSEFMERHTVSKLIGSPPGYVGYTEGGQLTEAVRRRPYTLVLFDEIEKAHPDVFNMMLQILEDGRLTDSKGRTVDFKNTLLIMTSNVGSSVIEKGGRRIGFDLDYDEKDSSYNRIKSLVTEELKQYFRPEFLNRLDEMIVFRQLTKLEVKEIADIMLKEVVVRLKDKEIELQVTERFKERVVDEGFDPSYGARPLRRAIMRLLEDSMAEKMLSREIKDGDSVIVDVDAEGSVVVLNGKNGSGDGFVAEEAMEDPIPVL; this is encoded by the exons ATGGCTAGGCTCTTGGCTAATTCTACATCCCGTTCTTTACTTGGTTCCGGAAGAGACTTTCAGTCAGAAGACTACAGAAAACCAAGAAGATGTGTGAAGATGATGTACACTTCTCAAACATCCGTTTTGAGTATCCAGAGCTTCTCTGGTTTAAGGGCTTCCAATGCGCTGGATCGGGTGGCAAGGCCTAGCCACGACTTTTTCGGTAAGGTTAACCTTCAAATGTCTTCTTCCCGGAGAGAAAAAGCTAGCCGAGGTGTAACAAAAGCCATGTTTGAGCGGTTTACCGAGAAAGCAATCAAGGTCATCATGCTGTCTCAAGAGGAAGCTCGGAGGCTTGGCCATAACTTTGTTGGCACTGAGCAAATACTGTTGGGACTGATTGGGGAAGGCACTGGAATCGCTGCAAAGGTTCTTAAATCCATGGGGATCAATCTTAAAGATTCTCGTGTGGAGGTGGAAAAGATCATTGGAAGAGGCAGTGGTTTTGTGGCTGTGGAGATCCCATTTACTCCTCGTGCAAAGCGTGTCCTGGAGCTCTCACTTGAGGAAGCTCGCCAACTTG GGCATAACTACATTGGGTCAGAGCATCTTCTGCTTGGTCTTCTTCGTGAAGGGGAAGGTGTTGCAGCTCGTGTCCTGGAGAATTTGGGTGTAGATGCTAGCAACATCCGGACGCAG GTTATACGTATGGTGGGAGAAAACAATGAAGTGACGGCAAGCGTGGGTGGAGGATCTAGCGGAAACAGCAAAATGCCAACACTAGAAGAGTATGGGACCAACTTAACTAAACTAGCAGAAGAG GGTAAACTGGATCCAGTTGTTGGAAGGCAGCCACAGATAGAAAGAGTGGTCCAGATCTTGGCTCGAAGAACCAAGAACAACCCTTGTCTTATTGGAGAACCTGGAGTTGGTAAGACAGCAATAGCTGAAGGACTCGCACAGAGAATTGCCAGTGGAGATGTCCCTGAAACAATTGAGGGGAAGACG GTGATAACCCTTGATATGGGTCTTCTTGTGGCTGGAACGAAGTACCGTGGAGAATTTGAAGAAAGGTTGAAGAAGCTGATGGAGGAGATCAGACAAAGTGATGACATAATCCTGTTTATTGATGAAGTGCACACTCTGATCGGTGCAGGAGCCGCTGAAGGTGCCATTGATGCTGCTAACATCTTAAAGCCAGCTCTTGCAAGAGGTGAATTGCAG TGTATTGGTGCAACAACATTGGATGAGTACAGGAAGCACATTGAGAAAGATCCTGCACTGGAGAGACGGTTCCAGCCTGTCAAAGTACCTGAACCAACTGTAGACGAAGCTATACAGATCTTGCACGGTCTGCGTGAGCGTTATGAGATCCACCACAAGCTCCGCTACACTGATGAAGCTTTGGTTGCTGCTGCGCAGTTGTCACATCAGTACATCAG TGACCGGTTTCTTCCCGACAAAGCCATTGACTTGATTGATGAAGCTGGATCTCGGGTTAGGCTGCGTCACGCTCAG GTCCCTGAGGAAGCTAGAGAGCTTGAAAGGCAACTCAGACAGATCACTAAGGAGAAGAATGAAGCTGTAAGAGGCCAAGACTTTGAGAAG GCTGGTTCTCACCGGGACCGGGAAATAGAGCTTAGAGCCGAGATAGCTGCTGTTTTAGCCAAAGGCAAAGAAGTGAACAAAGCTGAGACTGAAGCTGGCGAGGAAGGGGGACCTACTGTCACTGAATCCGACATCCAACACATTGTCTCCACCTGGACAGGAATCCCAGTAGAGAAAGTCTCCTCTGATGAATCTAGCCGTCTTCTCAAGATGGAGCAGACTCTTCACACAAGAGTCATTGGCCAAGACGAAGCCGTCAAAGCCATTAGCAGGGCCATCCGACGTGCACGTGTTGGACTCAAGAACCCGAACCGGCCAATAGCAAGTTTCATCTTCTCTGGTCCAACCGGTGTGGGGAAATCAGAGCTTGCCAAAGCCTTGGCTGCTTACTACTTCGGCTCAGAGGAAGCAATGATCCGTCTGGACATGAGTGAGTTCATGGAGCGACACACCGTTTCGAAACTCATTGGTTCGCCTCCTGGTTACGTAGGATACACGGAAGGAGGTCAGCTAACGGAGGCGGTTAGACGCAGGCCCTACACGCTTGTCCTCTTCGACGAAATAGAGAAAGCTCATCCTGATGTTTTCAACATGATGCTTCAGATCCTAGAAGATGGCAGACTAACTGACAGCAAAGGAAGAACGGTTGATTTCAAGAACACGCTTCTGATCATGACATCAAACGTAGGAAGCAGCGTGATTGAAAAGGGTGGTAGAAGAATCGGGTTTGATCTCGACTACGACGAGAAAGACAGCAGCTACAACAGAATCAAGAGCCTAGTGACTGAGGAACTGAAACAGTATTTCAGACCAGAGTTCTTGAACAGGTTGGATGAGATGATTGTTTTCAGACAGTTGACGAAGCTGGAAGTGAAGGAGATTGCTGATATAATGCTTAAAGAAGTGGTGGTGAGGCTTAAGGACAAGGAGATTGAGCTTCAAGTGACTGAGAGGTTTAAGGAGAGAGTGGTGGATGAAGGGTTCGACCCGAGCTACGGTGCAAGGCCGCTGAGAAGAGCGATTATGAGGCTGTTGGAAGATAGCATGGCGGAGAAGATGCTTTCAAGGGAGATTAAAGATGGAGACTCTGTGATTGTTGATGTTGATGCTGAAGGAAGTGTGGTTGTGTTGAATGGTAAGAACGGAAGTGGTGACGGTTTTGTTGCTGAAGAAGCCATGGAGGATCCAATTCCTGTGTTGTAG
- the LOC103873113 gene encoding coiled-coil domain-containing protein SCD2: MDRRRAGSPVYGRQWSDTSNSTESSSPTMSPAHRKQLGGVGGFSTAKRSQNVAAKAAAQRLAKVMALQNKDNGDEDEEDEDEDLSLRFAPASLKPARHAPSSLSSTGSNNSNGDSKPPAVSFALRNRSPSPALGRNFVEQVPSVRSASAGRPSISTRSTTPTPNLMPPSRVAVKAPSAIPPLDPPTRNRDKRFFADLPSVNSKEKGDQREASALRDELDMLQEENEIVLEKLRRAEEKKAEAEARAKELEKQVASLGEGVSLEAKLLSRKEAALRQREATLNAAKQKNNGKDDVLVSLRSELESLKDEATTAAERLQEAESEAKSLRTMTQRMILTQDEMEEVVLKRCWLARYWGLAVQYDIFADIALSRHEHWSALAPLPFELVTSAAQKAKDLSWDKGGNDRNRAARDLSDLTGEGNIESMLSVEMGLRELASLKVEDAIVLAFAQQRKPSLIRQTVSDHKGHGESRFVDAYELGEAEQEDVAFKQAWLMYFWGRAKLLGVEEDIAEERVQLWISRSNGKSTTSHDSLDVERGLIELRKLGIEQQLWEASRREIDQLPSPTSSPSNHDLDADP; encoded by the exons ATGGATCGGAGGAGGGCGGGCAGCCCAGTGTATGGTCGCCAGTGGAGCGACACATCGAACAGTACCGAATCGTCGTCGCCGACGATGTCTCCTGCTCACCGGAAACAACTGGGAGGCGTGGGAGGTTTCTCCACCGCCAAACGGTCTCAAAACGTTGCTGCCAAAGCGGCGGCTCAGAGATTGGCTAAGGTCATGGCCTTGCAGAACAAAGACAACGGAGACGAAGATGAGGAAGACGAGGATGAAGATCTAAGCCTCAGATTCGCACCTGCTTCTCTGAAACCCGCTCGTCACGCACCTTCTTCTCTATCCTCCACTGGGAGCAATAACAGCAACGGAGATAGTAAACCGCCGGCTGTTTCCTTCGCTCTCCGCAACAGATCGCCGTCGCCTGCG TTAGGTAGGAACTTCGTTGAGCAAGTGCCTTCGGTGCGGTCTGCTTCAGCCGGAAGGCCGTCGATATCGACTAGATCCACGACTCCGACTCCTAATCTAATGCCCCCAAGCAGGGTGGCGGTGAAAGCTCCGAGTGCTATTCCTCCACTTGATCCTCCTACTAGGAACCGAGATAAAAG GTTTTTTGCTGATCTACCATCAgtaaattcaaaagaaaagggTGATCAGCGGGAAGCTTCAGCTCTTCGTGATGAA CTGGATATGCTACAAGAGGAGAATGAGATTGTACTGGAGAAG CTTCGCCGTGCAGAGGAAAAAAAGGCGGAAGCAGAAGCTAGGGCTAAGGAGCTTGAGAAACAG GTTGCCTCTCTTGGTGAAGGAGTGTCTCTGGAGGCAAAACTGTTAAGCAG GAAGGAAGCAGCATTGCGTCAAAGAGAG GCTACTCTAAATGCTGCTAAACAGAAAAACAATGGGAAGGATGATGTACTTGTTTCTCTACGGTCAGAACTTGAG AGCTTGAAAGACGAGGCTACTACCGCTGCAGAACGGCTTCAAGAAGCAGAGTCTGAAGCGAAATCTCTTCGCACAATGACTCAAAGGATGATTTTAACACAGGACGAAATG GAAGAAGTAGTCCTGAAGAGATGTTGGCTTGCCCGATATTGGGGTTTGGCTGTGCAATACG ACATTTTTGCGGATATAGCACTATCCAGGCATGAGCATTGGTCGGCGTTGGCTCCTCTTCCATTTGAGCTTGTCACCTCTGCAGCACAGAAGGCCAAGGATTTATCTTGGGATAAAG GTGGGAATGATCGGAATAGAGCTGCTAGAGATTTGAGTGATCTAACTGGAGAAGGAAATATTGAAAGTATGCTTTCAGTTGAGATGGGTTTGAGAGAGCTAGCATCATTAAAG GTTGAGGATGCTATCGTTCTTGCATTTGCCCAGCAGAGAAAACCAAGTTTGATACGTCAAACTGTTTCTG ATCACAAAGGTCATGGAGAATCCAGATTTGTAGATGCATATG AATTGGGTGAAGCGGAACAAGAAGATGTTGCCTTTAAGCAG GCATGGCTGATGTACTTCTGGGGCAGAGCTAAGTTACTGGGTGTGGAAGAAGACATCGCAGAAGAACGTGTCCAGCTATGGATCAGCCGTAGCAACGGGAAATCAACTACTTCTCACGATTCCTTGGATG TGGAAAGAGGATTGATAGAGCTAAGGAAACTGGGAATAGAACAACAGTTATGGGAAGCTTCTCGAAGAGAAATTGATCAGCTTCCATCTCCCACTTCTTCTCCTTCGAATCACGATCTCGATGCTGATCCATAG
- the LOC103873114 gene encoding uncharacterized protein LOC103873114, which produces MAELQPADNSNQQPNGGVTPSVPSTSAEALAIPGGGSKRLRRPSVRLGEIGGDYHYDPQSRKPKWAPTATGNKTKSSTRTRALTNIGTLDDENVDSFGVVGSWRVKKRVGSSTAGAAKRVSSNWEELEGGFRDFSREDSESPVKEESLVRDRGGGGGFYGREGVKIWLQELGLGRYWPMFEIHEVDDEVLPLLTLDDLKDMGITAVGSRRKMFSAIQKLGREFS; this is translated from the coding sequence ATGGCGGAACTGCAACCAGCTGACAACAGTAATCAGCAACCAAACGGCGGCGTCACTCCTTCGGTTCCTTCAACCTCAGCGGAAGCGCTGGCGATCCCCGGCGGCGGATCGAAACGACTGAGGAGACCAAGCGTTCGATTAGGCGAAATCGGCGGCGACTATCACTACGATCCTCAGTCGAGGAAACCGAAGTGGGCACCGACGGCGACGGGGAACAAGACCAAATCGTCGACGAGGACTCGGGCCCTGACGAATATCGGAACCCTAGATGATGAAAACGTTGATTCTTTTGGTGTGGTTGGGAGTTGGCGGGTCAAGAAACGGGTCGGGTCATCTACAGCAGGTGCGGCGAAGCGGGTAAGCTCCAATTGGGAAGAATTGGAAGGTGGGTTTAGGGATTTCAGTAGAGAAGATTCAGAGAGTCCGGTAAAGGAGGAGTCTTTAGTGAGAgaccgtggtggtggtggtgggttTTACGGTAGAGAAGGGGTCAAGATTTGGTTGCAAGAGTTAGGGTTAGGGAGATACTGGCCTATGTTTGAGATACATGAGGTTGATGATGAGGTTTTGCCTTTGTTGACTTTGGATGATTTGAAAGATATGGGGATTACTGCTGTTGGCTCCAGGAGGAAGATGTTCTCTGCTATTCAGAAGCTTGGTAGGGAGTTCTCATGA
- the LOC108872205 gene encoding uncharacterized protein LOC108872205, whose amino-acid sequence MNPDEQEMNALFTNLPKIWKLEEKVTGTDLGFGKFQFDFKTEEDLEGVLKHQPYHFDFWILSLAKWQPKQSRSFPSEIMFWIKVIGIPLEFRTVPTFESIGGALGRVVAVDTVHNRVQVVVDAFKELCFETTVDFKGGEFYDGEEAAVSLRYEKLFGFCKLCGSLCHKDELCPLDVKNLKVSPERKRENREGAGAWSDGKRHEDGARSYKGVVINGNMGPPNKERDSREYYGKGKGKMYEESESKWVKVAERGSRRPPNHYGNYRGDRESSRYNNARRGDVRRGGPGGERGAYTVHTKVSSGQVREEQSQRSLPQETREEGEIRSTETEDVNLASAEFQLELAKTQTEATEGFMEATDVEKGLLEVQGMVGKADVLTDDVMKDIDMEMDAINATLLKNGMDMEAEDEFQTLSEEEAEQAIGDQMVHSHAQEGEELGNGDGALNDDTGAGDMGTRQSSRKRFFKPTISTAGSNKMRMASVLLSPRKRSVAKGGSRQGDSSKQLDNKGPSNPKPANLKF is encoded by the coding sequence ATGAATCCGGATGAACAAGAGATGAATGCTTTGTTCACAAACCTTCCAAAGATCTGGAAATTGGAGGAGAAGGTCACGGGGACTGATTTGGGCTTTGGCAAGTTCCAGTTCGATTTCAAGACTGAAGAGGACCTTGAAGGGGTCTTGAAGCACCAACCTTATCACTTTGACTTCTGGATTCTCTCCTTGGCGAAGTGGCAACCAAAGCAGTCTAGGTCTTTCCCTTCGGAGATCATGTTCTGGATCAAAGTCATTGGGATTCCGCTTGAGTTCAGGACGGTCCCTACTTTTGAGAGTATTGGAGGCGCGTTGGGACGGGTGGTTGCGGTGGATACGGTTCATAATAGGGTTCAAGTGGTGGTGGATGCTTTTAAGGAGCTGTGTTTTGAAACCACCGTGGACTTTAAAGGAGGGGAGTTCTATGATGGTGAGGAAGCGGCGGTATCATTGCGTTATGAGAAACTTTTTGGTTTCTGCAAGCTTTGTGGTAGTCTCTGTCATAAGGACGAGCTATGCCCACTTGATGTAAAGAATTTAAAGGTCAGTCCAGAGCGGAAAAGAGAAAACAGAGAAGGCGCTGGGGCTTGGTCTGATGGGAAGCGCCATGAAGATGGAGCTCGAAGCTATAAAGGGGTGGTTATAAATGGTAATATGGGCCCACCAAATAAGGAAAGAGATAGTAGGGAGTACTATGGGAAGGGCAAGGGCAAGATGTATGAGGAATCAGAGTCAAAATGGGTGAAGGTTGCGGAACGAGGATCTAGGAGACCTCCCAATCATTATGGAAACTACAGAGGAGACAGAGAGAGCTCTCGTTACAACAATGCGCGCAGAGGAGATGTGAGGAGGGGTGGTCCAGGGGGGGAACGCGGGGCTTATACGGTACACACTAAAGTGTCCTCAGGGCAGGTACGAGAGGAGCAAAGTCAGAGGTCTTTACCTCAGGAAACTCGAGAAGAAGGAGAGATTAGGAGTACCGAAACCGAGGATGTGAATTTGGCGTCTGCAGAGTTCCAATTAGAGCTTGCTAAGACACAGACGGAGGCCACGGAAGGGTTTATGGAGGCTACAGACGTGGAAAAAGGTCTACTTGAGGTGCAAGGAATGGTGGGGAAGGCGGATGTATTAACAGATGATGTTATGAAAGATATTGACATGGAGATGGATGCTATCAATGCTACTCTGCTGAAGAATGGTATGGATATGGAGGCAGAGGATGAGTTTCAGACCCTCTCGGAGGAAGAAGCGGAGCAAGCCATTGGGGATCAGATGGTGCATTCTCACGCACAGGAGGGAGAGGAGTTGGGTAATGGTGATGGGGCTCTCAACGATGACACGGGGGCAGGGGATATGGGGACAAGGCAAAGCTCTCGTAAGCGCTTTTTCAAGCCTACTATTAGCACTGCTGGGAGTAATAAGATGAGGATGGCGAGTGTGCTTCTCTCTCCGCGTAAAAGATCTGTAGCAAAAGGAGGCTCTCGTCAGGGAGATAGCAGTAAGCAACTGGACAACAAGGGTCCTTCAAACCCGAAACCAGCTAATCTGAAATTCTAA